Proteins encoded together in one Ictidomys tridecemlineatus isolate mIctTri1 chromosome 3, mIctTri1.hap1, whole genome shotgun sequence window:
- the Pcp4 gene encoding calmodulin regulator protein PCP4: MSERQGTGATNGKDKTSGENDGQKKVQEEFDIDMDAPETERAAVAIQSQFRKFQKKKAGSQS, translated from the exons cgACAAGGTACTGGAGCGACCAATGGAAAAGATAAGACATCAGGCGAAAACG ATGGGCAGAAGAAAGTTCAAGAAGAGTTTGACATCGACATGGATGCACCAGAGACAGAACGTGCGGCGGTAGCCATTCAGTCTCAGTtcagaaaattccagaagaaGAAGGCTGGATCTCAGTCCTAG